The following proteins are co-located in the Candida dubliniensis CD36 chromosome 3, complete sequence genome:
- a CDS encoding mitochondrial respiratory complex assembly protein, putative (Similar to S. cerevisiae MBA1;~In S. cerevisiae: protein involved in assembly of mitochondrial respiratory complexes; may act as a receptor for proteins destined for export from the mitochondrial matrix to the inner membrane), translating into MFSVKRSIVGISKQSGFSKSFISSQISIRSKSSSSSSSTSGNDKYVKKKKAGMDISKVPLPYIGVMSDFYVPPKLTTCPITSWPKLITRRIMLFALNTYNIVKFKREIGVPLEFNAWKDKGIENYVRANKVFAQACSEPQLKAKASLLRRKLDHSCGKHLIESLSARSLSFPEDSKLNWELKSIQNNPKVVLFNIIPDADGIACFIQFILKLKTSQKISIVKNQEVVKEQENSVEDYLVYSMNPISKELLLVGKLFESDHLRGLKPEMDVFDQKLMQRFLKTSSDIYRTDPKQTK; encoded by the coding sequence atgtTCAGTGTGAAAAGATCCATTGTTGGGATATCGAAACAATCtggtttttcaaaatcatttatttcttcACAGATTTCTATTAGATCAaagtcatcatcatcatcatcatcaacatctgGCAACGATAAATAtgtgaaaaagaaaaaagcaGGTATGGATATCTCCAAAGTCCCATTACCTTATATTGGTGTAATGTCAGACTTTTATGTTCCACCAAAGCTCACAACTTGTCCTATTACCTCGTGGCCAAAATTGATCACACGAAGAATAATGCTATTTGCATTAAACACTTATAATattgttaaatttaaaCGAGAAATTGGTGTGCCATTAGAATTCAATGCATGGAAAGATAAgggaattgaaaattatgtGCGTGCTAATAAAGTTTTTGCTCAAGCATGTAGTGAACCGCAATTGAAAGCCAAGGCATCCCTTTTAAGACGTAAATTGGACCATTCCTGTGGGAAACATTTAATCGAGTCATTAAGTGCCAGAAGTTTATCATTCCCTGAAGATtccaaattgaattggGAATTGAAAAGCATTCAAAATAACCCCAAAGTTGTGTTATTCAATATAATCCCTGATGCTGATGGGATTGCTTgctttattcaatttattttaaaattgaaaactagTCAAAAGATTTCAATTGTCAAGAATCAAGAAGTTGTtaaagaacaagaaaattcTGTTGAAGATTATTTAGTTTATTCAATGAACCCTATCAGTAAAGAACTTCTTCTTGTGggtaaattatttgaaagcGATCATCTCAGAGGATTGAAACCAGAAATGGATGTTTTCGACCAAAAATTGATGCAACGTTTCTTGAAAACTTCAAGTGATATTTATCGAACCGATCCAAAGCAAACCAAATGA
- a CDS encoding elongation factor 1 gamma domain-containing protein (Similar to S. cerevisiae CAM1;~In S. cerevisiae: homolog of translational cofactor elongation factor-1 gamma, participates in the regulation of GTP-binding protein EF-1 alpha, may play a redundant role in the regulation of protein synthesis or another GTP-dependent process;~spliced gene) gives MSQGTLYVTQQIRSLPPKALVKHFKLDIKLSDKDEAFNKAFPLNKIPAFIGPKGFKLTEVIAVCLYLINLADPKSKLLGKNAVEYSQILRWLSFANTELLPTEARVFQPLNGSVPYNKKQVDDNSAYLAKVVDIFEKRLADFTYLVGERLTFADIFAASLFVRGFDFLFGKEWRKQHPNTTRWFKTIIATPILAEFLGDYNFIEKPIEYVPPKKEKKKDAAPKKEAAAAAPKKKEAIPAASEEPAPAPKPKHPLEALGKPKNPLDEWKRTYSNEETREVAIPWFWKNQYDPEEWSLWKVDYKYNDELTLTFMSNNLVGGFFNRLSASTKYMFGCMVVYGENNNNGITGAFLVRGQDYVPAFDVAPDWESYEFTKLDASNEDDKKFINNMFAWDEPVVVNGEKREIADGKVFK, from the exons ATGTCACAAGGTACTTTATATGTTACTCAACAAATCAGAAGCTTACCACCAAAAGCATTGGTTAAGCACTTCAAATTAGATATCAAACTTTCTGATAAAGATGAAGCTTTCAACAAAGCTTTCCCATTGAACAAAATTCCCGCTTTCATTGGACCAAAAGGTTTCAAATTGACTGAAGTCATTGCCGTTTGTCTTTACT tAATTAACTTGGCTGATCCAAAATCCAAATTATTGGGTAAAAATGCCGTTGAATATTCTCAAATTTTGAGATGGCTTTCATTTGCTAACACCGAGTTGTTGCCAACTGAAGCTAGAGTTTTTCAACCATTGAATGGATCTGTTCCATACAATAAAAAGCAAGTTGATGACAATTCTGCTTATTTGGCTAAAGTCGTTgacatttttgaaaaaagattaGCTGATTTCACTTATTTAGTTGGTGAACGTCTTACTTTTGCTGATATTTTTGCTGCTTCTCTTTTTGTTAGAGGATTTGATTTCTTATTCGGTAAAGAATGGAGAAAACAACACCCCAACACCACCAGATGGTTCAAAACTATTATTGCCACTCCAATCTTGGCTGAATTCCTCGGTGATTACAATTTTATCGAAAAACCAATTGAGTACGTTCCTCCaaagaaggaaaagaagaaggatGCTGCTCCAAAGAAAGaagctgctgctgctgctccaaaaaagaaggaagCTATTCCAGCCGCTTCTGAAGAACCTGCCCCAGctccaaaaccaaaacatcCATTGGAAGCTTTGGgtaaaccaaaaaatccATTAGATGAATGGAAGAGAACTTATTCTAATGAAGAAACTAGAGAAGTTGCCATTCCATGGTTCTGGAAAAACCAATATGATCCAGAAGAATGGTCATTATGGAAAGTTGATTACAAatataatgatgaattgacTTTAACTTTTATGTCCAACAACTTGGTTGGTGGATTCTTTAACAGATTATCTGCTTCCACTAAATATATGTTTGGTTGTATGGTTGTTTATGgtgaaaacaacaataatggtATCACTGGTGCCTTCTTGGTTAGAGGTCAAGATTATGTTCCAGCTTTCGATGTTGCCCCAGATTGGGAATCTTACGAATTCACCAAATTGGATGCTTCTAATGAAGACGATAAgaaattcatcaacaacatgTTTGCTTGGGATGAACCAGTTGTTGTCAATGGTGAAAAGAGAGAAATTGCCGATGgtaaagttttcaaataa
- a CDS encoding fungal zinc cluster transcription factor, putative gives MAKKKLNSTIKRSRTRSGCVTCRDRHIKCDEQQPVCKNCLKSNRKCYRGIRLNFTQYTFYNPDENKPKQSQRSQQSQHQTPHAFPNLEPNPIRQNHRILDQSITIASLYDDMKKYKPYIHLHTPEDLRESDLQFQEDTYNSYVSTSAINSREKKSTRKDPGLSNSLSVINPTLESEIKPNPGILNQLSYHPPSSLNPEVLYPATTATTSTTTTSSPTSHHLHPYFVNSVPNPPLPPPPLHQHRQILNTSQHQEITSADTNQFDYSHLSLAQATPLLIKYDITTYVKLIETEKYYMLLDLANELDIWKKIIPSLCLQISENDSFLLDCLMSCAHNTTVNLLDLTSEQLNKWGQLKDSPVISEHIQQFEHLLISIVLILLGLYLNITKARLTDYHKVIINNQAKLFSHVLRKIHTFITTNKPNSVVLTNAIQSITILKFFIDKNYDFSYEFKNIQKGRVVDTSDEITYSNSNLYSNPDLSYISTFNEYEISYLNNSYQNLVYVDQNNSNNNMVPSESQVYKDLLWYLIKVDFIINYPEAAPNLVLDPNFVYQHIEHSANDSGLHNSLNYLHPRVYAKNFLREFIIKLLSMGNNTVLESSNDRINILFNHIDQSFMDSELKSQLHHCFTWTMRYIHPVRNQ, from the coding sequence ATggcaaagaaaaaactaaaTTCTACAATAAAACGAAGTCGAACACGTTCTGGATGTGTTACCTGTCGAGATAGACATATCAAATGTGACGAACAGCAACCTGTGTGCAAAAACTGTCTCAAATCAAATCGGAAATGTTACCGAGGAATAAGGTTAAACTTTACACAATACACTTTTTACAACCCCGATGAGAATAAACCCAAGCAGCTGCAACGAAGTCAACAGTCGCAGCATCAAACTCCTCATGCATTTCCCAATCTAGAACCTAATCCAATACGACAGAACCATAGAATATTAGACCAATCGATAACTATTGCTTCATTATATGATGACATGAAAAAATATAAGCCATATATACATTTGCATACACCAGAAGATTTAAGAGAATCAGATTTACAATTCCAAGAAGATACATATAATTCATACGTATCCACATCTGCAATAAATTCAcgagaaaaaaaactgaCTAGAAAAGACCCAGGATTgtcaaattcattatcgGTCATTAATCCAACATTGGAATCTGAGATTAAGCCAAATCCTGGaatattgaatcaattaagTTACCACCCTCCATCAAGTCTTAATCCTGAAGTTTTGTATCCAGCAACCacagcaacaacatcaacaacaaccacatcAAGTCCTACTAGTCATCATTTACATCCATACTTTGTCAATCTGGTACCAAAcccaccactaccaccaccaccactacaCCAACACCGCCAAATATTAAATACATCTCAACATCAAGAGATAACATCAGCAGATACTAATCAATTTGACTATTCCCATTTATCATTAGCACAAGCTACACCCTTACTAATAAAATACGATATCACCACTTATGTGAAGTTAATTGAGACTGAAAAATACTATATGCTATTGGATCTTGCCAATGAGTTAGATATTTGGAAAAAGATTATACCTTCATTGTGTTTACAAATATCTGAGAATGATTCGTTTCTATTAGATTGTTTAATGAGTTGTGCTCATAACACAACTGTCAATCTTTTGGATTTAACTAGtgaacaattgaataaatggGGACAATTAAAAGATTCTCCAGTGATATCAGAAcatattcaacaatttgagCACCTACTAATAAGTATTGTGTTAATTTTACTTGGattatatttgaatatCACTAAAGCTCGTCTAACCGATTATCACAAagtaattattaataatcaagCCAAATTGTTTTCACATGTTTTGCGCAAGATTCATACATTTATCACTACAAATAAACCCAATTCAGTAGTATTAACGAATGCCATTCAATCGATAACTATACTAAAGTTTTTCATAGATAAAAATTATGACTTTTCATATGAATTTAAAAACATCCAGAAGGGAAGAGTTGTTGATACACTGGATGAAATCACTTAttctaattcaaatttatattcCAACCCGGATTTATCCTATATTTCCACGTTCAATGAATATGAGATCCTGTACTTGAATAATTCGTATCAGAATCTTGTTTACGttgatcaaaataatagtaataataatatggTACCTAGTGAATCTCAAGTATACAAAGATCTATTATGGTATTTGATCAAAGTcgattttattattaattatccAGAGGCTGCCCCCAATTTGGTTCTTGACCCTAATTTTGTCTATCAACACATTGAACATTCAGCAAATGATTCGGGTTTACACAATAGCTTAAATTATTTGCACCCACGAGTATATgcaaaaaatttcttgagagaatttattattaaattattaagtATGGGCAACAATACTGTTCTTGAATCTTCTAATGATcgaataaatatattattcaaCCACATTGATCAAAGTTTTATGGACTCAGAACTAAAATCACAACTTCATCATTGCTTTACTTGGACTATGCGATACATTCACCCAGTAAGGAATCAATAA
- the MNN9 gene encoding subunit of Golgi mannosyltransferase complex, putative (In S. cerevisiae: mediates elongation of the polysaccharide mannan backbone), producing the protein MVHYRNRYLNYIRRKPLALLAPITLLVVIYFYFFSAHGFSSSKQKYNYTRKSRGWFYKNRDTVILKDLPKNHISHYDLNKLTASKDALNKREEVLILTPMSKFLPEYWENINKLTYDHSLISLGFIFPRTTEGDDALKELENALKKTKREKLLNFKKITILRQDSNSLNSQLEKDRHAFKVQKERRSMMALARNSLVFSTILPSTSWILWLDADIVETPATLIQDLTGHNKPVVSANVHQRYINPDTKQQDIRPYDFNNWVESEEGLKLAASLPDDEIIVEGYSEMVTHRALMAHFYDPKGDPSTEMTLDGVGGGAVMVKADVHRDGAMFPSFPFYHLIETEGFAKMAKRLGYEVYGLPNYLVFHYNE; encoded by the coding sequence atGGTTCATTATAGGAATCGATACCTAAATTACATACGAAGAAAACCATTAGCATTATTGGCTCCTATCACTTTATTGGTTGTGATTTacttttatttcttttctgcCCATGGGTTTTCCTCAAGCAAGCAAAAATATAACTACACTCGAAAGAGTAGAGGATGGTTTTACAAGAACAGGGACACCGTAATATTGAAAGATTTGCCTAAGAATCATATTAGTCATTATgatttgaacaaattgaCAGCATCCAAAGACGCATTGAACAAAAGAGAGGAAGTTTTGATCTTAACTCCTATGTCGAAATTCTTACCTGAATATTGggaaaatataaataaactCACTTATGAtcattcattaatttcGTTGGGATTTATTTTCCCGAGAACTACTGAAGGTGATGACGCCTTAAAAGAACTTGAGAATGCATTGAAGAAAACGAAAAGAGAAAAACttttaaatttcaaaaaaatcactATTTTAAGACAAgattcaaattctttaaataGCCAATTAGAAAAAGATAGACATGCGTTTAAAGTTCAAAAGGAAAGAAGATCAATGATGGCATTGGCAAGAAACTCGTTGGTTTTCAGTACAATTTTGCCGTCTACTTCATGGATTTTATGGTTAGATGCCGATATTGTTGAAACTCCAGCGACATTGATCCAAGATTTGACAGGTCACAACAAGCCAGTTGTTTCTGCCAATGTTCATCAAAGATATATCAACCCCGacacaaaacaacaagacaTCCGACCATAcgatttcaataattggGTCGAAAGTGAGGAAGGGTTGAAATTAGCTGCTAGTTTACCCGATGATGAAATCATTGTAGAAGGTTATTCAGAAATGGTCACCCATAGAGCATTAATGGCTCATTTTTACGACCCTAAAGGTGATCCAAGCACTGAAATGACATTAGACGGTGTTGGTGGAGGTGCGGTTATGGTTAAAGCCGACGTACATAGAGATGGTGCCATGTTCCCATCGTTCCCATTCTatcatttgattgaaaCAGAAGGGTTTGCTAAAATGGCAAAAAGATTAGGCTATGAAGTGTATGGTTTGCCAAATTACTTAGTTTTCCATTATAACGAGTAA
- a CDS encoding zinc finger protein, putative (Similar to S. cerevisiae LEE1): MMGIIRLVSDNDTVNEQDYSHSHDEGDQYVIPSQNYQRSNQRQQKQYQQSSATYFSNYPASEKKYLQNNSTNQGQRATRATPDFLLNQVSLPPNTGPPGTVAVTNGSNSSNNKNLSHVPCKFYRQGVCQAGNSCPFSHNLDGALGADKLPCKYFQKGNCKFGLKCALAHFLPDGTRVNSKGFLQLNGNGKSNNHRNSFGSYGTSSYPNDFSPPEYEKSFVGANNGGFESSPSNAVFATQNNQTASFINIGNGSSPSLSRQYQQPISLSSVPQESLNQSRSFNRSNSLQHIPQPANTPSSPYTQQPKISHQRSLSMQHQPSIFLASNSFNNGFSSASNGFSFRSNQPLGRSNSISLSINNNEDETIPGQYFTPNTNVQVSPQETHSATTPTSRFSFNSRLSAQQFIQHHHLHQQQQPQQNFGYYYTESSSSAIVDDDEYPTTKNDVMFEEDFIPGSLSDVILTPQELKRRDSRSQSGNLNVRPNLNSLFESETQATHDNGNVFLMD; encoded by the coding sequence ATGATGGGTATCATTCGTTTGGTATCTGATAATGATACCGTCAATGAACAAGATTATTCACATAGTCATGATGAGGGAGATCAGTATGTTATCCCATCACAAAATTACCAAAGATCGAATCAACGACAACAAAAGCAATATCAACAGTCCTCTGCCACATATTTTTCTAACTATCCCGCATCCGAAAAGAAGTATTTGCAGAATAACAGTACAAATCAAGGACAACGTGCAACTCGAGCCACGCCAGATTTCTTGCTAAATCAAGTTTCATTGCCACCAAATACAGGACCACCAGGAACAGTAGCAGTCACGAATGGTTCAAACTCGAGCAACAATAAGAATTTAAGCCATGTCCCATGCAAGTTTTACAGACAAGGAGTTTGTCAAGCTGGCAACTCGTGTCCTTTCAGTCACAACTTGGATGGAGCTTTAGGTGCTGATAAATTGCCGTGTAAATACTTTCAAAAAGGTAACTGCAAATTTGGGTTGAAATGTGCATTAGCTCACTTTCTTCCAGATGGAACACGAGTGAATTCAAAAGGTTTCTTACAATTGAATGGTAATGGAAAACTGAATAACCATCGAAATTCTTTTGGTTCCTATGGTACCTCTTCATACCCAAATGATTTTTCACCTCCGgaatatgaaaaatcaTTCGTGGGTGCAAACAATGGCGGGTTTGAATCATCTCCCTCGAATGCTGTTTTTGCAACacaaaacaatcaaacaGCTAGTTTTATAAACATTGGAAATGGCTCTTCTCCTCTGTTGCTGCGGCAATATCAGCAGCCGATATCATTATCCCTGGTTCCACAAGAGAGCCTTAATCAGTCGCGTTCATTCAATAGAAGCAACAGCTTACAACATATCCCTCAACCAGCCAATACCCCTTCTTCTCCATATACTCAACAGCCAAAAATTCTGCATCAAAGACTGCTTCTGATGCAACATCAACCCAGTATATTTTTGGCatcaaattctttcaataatggATTCTCAAGTGCTTCTAATGGGTTTAGCTTTAGATCGAACCAGCCTCTCGGAAggtcaaattcaattagtTTGAGTATTAATAacaatgaagatgaaactATTCCAGGTCAATATTTCACTCCTAATACTAATGTCCAAGTATCTCCTCAAGAAACCCATTCTGCAACAACACCAACCTCACGATTCTCCTTCAATTCAAGGCTTTCAGCCCAACAGTTTattcaacatcatcatctccaccaacagcaacaaccacaacaaaaCTTTGGGTATTATTATACGGAATCCAGTAGTTCTGCTATAgtagatgatgatgaatatcCCACCACTAAAAACGATGTCATGTTTGAAGAGGATTTTATACCTGGTTCCCTTAGTGATGTTATACTCACACCGCAGGAATTAAAACGTCGTGACTCCAGATCTCAAAGTGGTAATTTAAATGTACGTCCTAATTTGAACAGTTTATTTGAATCAGAGACACAAGCTACACATGATAATGGTAATGTATTTTTAatggattga
- a CDS encoding nucleolar GTP-binding protein, putative (Similar to S. cerevisiae NOG1;~In S. cerevisiae: ptative GTPase that associates with free 60S ribosomal subunits in the nucleolus and is required for 60S ribosomal subunit biogenesis; constituent of 66S pre-ribosomal particles; member of the ODN family of nucleolar G-proteins), which yields MQLSWKDIPPVPTSNDMLDIVLNRTQRKTPTVIRPGFKITRIRAFYMRKVKFTAEGFTEKFTDLLSGFPNINDVHPFHRDLMDTLYEKNHYKVSLAAVSKAKTLIEQVSRDYNRLLKFGQSLYQCKQLKRAALGRMATIVKKLKDPFVYLEQVRQHLGRLPSIDPNTRTLLICGYPNVGKSSFLKCITKADVEVQPYAFTTKSLYVGHFDYKYLRFQAIDTPGILDRPTEEMNNIEMQSIYAIAHLRSCVLYFMDLSEQCGFSIEAQVKLFHSIKPLFANKSVMVVMNKSDIIQAEDLSEEKQELLKTLTTVPGVEIMHASCHEEENVMQVRNQACEKLLTARIEQKLKGTARVNNVLNKIHVAKPQQRDDVERLPYIPDAVKQLTKYDSNDPNRRQLARDIEAENGGAGVFNINLKDKYLLEDEEWKNDVMPEMLDGKNVYDYLDPDIAAKLQALEEEEERLEQEGFYDSDSDIEDEDAEEIREKAEWIRNKQKTMIIEGRNRKSLKNKAIMPRDQIKKTFGDMEKHMYNIGHDTDKLRETVGKKSSGKGMSGVEILKRSQGIKASKLAKKKAAANQSDRLNDGLNDGALRSQAERLAKIQRRERNRMARQGEGDRHSTAALPKHLFSGKRGIGSTDRR from the coding sequence ATGCAACTTTCATGGAAGGATATACCACCGGTACCTACATCTAACGATATGTTAGATATAGTGTTGAACCGTACTCAAAGAAAAACCCCTACTGTTATAAGACCTGGGTTTAAAATCACTCGTATTCGTGCTTTTTATATGAGAAAAGTTAAATTCACTGCTGAAGGATTCACTGAAAAATTCACCGATTTATTACTGGGGTTCCCCaatattaatgatgttCATCCATTTCATCGTGATTTAATGGATACtttatatgaaaaaaatcattataaaGTCTCGTTAGCTGCTGTTTCTAAAGCGAAAACTTTAATTGAACAAGTTTCAAGAGATTATAATcgattattgaaatttggtCAATCGTTATATCAATGTAAGCAATTAAAACGTGCTGCTTTAGGTAGAATGGCTACTAttgtgaaaaaattgaaagatccatttgtttatttagaACAAGTCAGACAACATTTAGGAAGATTACCAAGTATTGATCCAAATACTAGAactttattgatttgtgGATATCCTAATGTTGGTAAATCGTCATTTTTAAAGTGTATCACTAAAGCCGATGTTGAAGTTCAACCTTATGCTTTCACTACTAAATCATTATATGTGGGAcattttgattataaatatttacGATTCCAAGCCATTGATACGCCGGGTATTTTGGATCGTCCTACTGAAGAAATGAACAATATTGAAATGCAATCTATTTATGCAATTGCTCATTTAAGATCATGTGTGTTGTATTTTATGGATCTTTCTGAACAATGTGGATTTTCTATTGAAGCCCAAGTGAAATTATTTCATTCCATCAAACCATTATTTGCCAACAAATCAGTTatggtggtgatgaatAAATCCGATATCATTCAAGCCGAAGATTTGTCAGAAGAAAAgcaagaattattaaagacCTTAACTACAGTTCCAGGGGTTGAAATCATGCATGCTTCTTGCCATGAAGAAGAGAACGTTATGCAAGTTCGTAATCAAGCttgtgaaaaattattaaccgccagaattgaacaaaaattgaaaggTACTGCTAGAGTCAATAATGTTTTGAATAAGATTCATGTTGCTAAACCTCAACAACGTGATGATGTGGAAAGATTGCCATATATTCCTGATGCTGTTAAACAGTTGACCAAATATGATAGTAATGATCCTAACAGAAGACAATTAGCCAGAGATATTGAAGCAGAAAATGGTGGTGCTGGTGttttcaacatcaatttgAAAGACAAGTATCTTTTGGAAGATGAAGAATGGAAAAATGATGTTATGCCAGAAATGTTGGATGGTAAGAATGTTTATGATTACTTGGATCCAGATATTGCTGCTAAATTACAAGctttggaagaagaagaagaaagattgGAACAAGAAGGATTTTACGATTCTGATTCtgatattgaagatgaagacgCTGAAGAGATTAGAGAAAAGGCTGAATGGATAAGAAATAAACAGAAAACAATGATTATTGAAggaagaaatagaaaatctttgaaaaacaaagcTATAATGCCAAGAGatcaaataaagaaaacatTTGGTGATATGGAAAAGCATATGTATAATATTGGTCATGATACTGACAAGTTGAGAGAAACCGTGGGTAAGAAATCTTCTGGTAAAGGTATGTCAGGAGTTGAAATCTTGAAAAGAAGTCAAGGTATTAAAGCTAGTAAATTGgctaaaaagaaagctgCTGCTAATCAATCTGACCGTCTTAATGATGGTTTGAACGATGGTGCTTTGAGATCTCAAGCTGAAAGATTGGCTAAAATACAgagaagagaaagaaatagaatGGCAAGACAAGGGGAAGGTGATCGTCATTCAACTGCTGCTTTACCTAAGCATTTGTTCAGTGGTAAAAGAGGTATTGGTTCTACCGATAGACGTTGA